A genomic region of Oncorhynchus mykiss isolate Arlee chromosome 16, USDA_OmykA_1.1, whole genome shotgun sequence contains the following coding sequences:
- the znf646 gene encoding zinc finger protein 729 gives MAMQEPGRTKGFPCKHCGTVCSNMPSLLEHMDSHSQQEEDRKFKCDECGRGYRHAGSLANHKKTHELGSFQCPVCARKLSNPLALKSHLRIHTSQKKYSCMDCGKAFRLATQLATHQKVHLSRQSKRRAGRRAAAEYSPIENRDEIEDNEDLHEQLVFVADQQDTRMDIISDNGLRREGAEIIPISANYSENLGSDEAGDRPFKCDQCEKSYRHHGSLINHKKSHQVGMFECPICFKQFNNLAALHSHQRTHKSRSGPDTRSTEVTYTGTAQEQFSPSNREAAVHFCHLCQVMFPNDDEFQEHIQMHNSSSMSFGHIQSSSEGYHGTYDHSVTHSPDSNFHSPPLNNTPSMDNQGEQINNVQIYSDHSSNESILNTQQEPSILDSEISADDLGKAEQSSVTENVERRFKCQVCGKSYRHAGSLINHKRSHQTGIYQCSICRKTYPHMAALRSHIRIHRAHPSSFNLSSEGDWLSTEPLTLENQQACFSSQDGDASSMMALAQENKGEHDNGGSFHEQYDSTFPQERTVHLPHDEHLMERHMCADCGETFADIAGIKSHICPQLQQQQEAMSNDCDSNLTFQDTNGQCSMGNPGDHIKFQGLNGGPGHRYFGEHNFQEVMNGEQLNGGDGEEDDEDDDGELYQCSVCGNRYTSMRALRSHLRGHTQSHDTPTSSGPSSMSSLEAEKEEDPGERQQMDGGLMICSTCGESFAKKQDMLAHQLSHHKAQADDAKHVHMDNSNEARHKEEVDSIICGNCGTFCTSYHHLETHQCTANGQSESSNERTEMGNSVNRKELGPMKEDLDDGDRQYKCDQCGRAYRHAGSLLNHKKSHKTGVFRCMVCQKRFYNLLALKNHQRTHFDVKRHTCNECGKAFKIQKQLLNHLRIHKENKAKIQELNNQIQALMQMNGSGSEGGMHSLNAPANQAATTTRRKRRPTVNLKKPSVGEGALTASQTEVKSEGAGDPRPYSCDQCGRTYRHAGSLVNHKNSHKTGEYYCSVCNNTYSNQLAMKNHLRIHFSVKKHSCQHCGKAFRGKKQLSNHICAHLRKDMPGGVRGSGRRRARNIKCKQCRLIFVSADQLTAHTCGSLANSSEGSDGQTSMSLKKEERPFTCNICNRSYRHAGSLLNHKNTHKSGHFSCTFCSKPFSNPMALRNHTRIHTQKKKHVCLTCGKAFRLASILHNHQKVHTRVASHFSCPECGKSFQGKSGLKRHRCQSRGQDDSAKAGDSYHRDGGGDKCFMCDLCGRSYRHSGSLLNHKKTHSENLHHCTLCLQTFPDPIALHVHSQMKRHCCPDCGKTFCLVSHLQSHMEVHSKERTLVCSPCHQSFPNPASYQQHQDLHHRAQGHYQQHSMQLKDNLGWGSELDQPVGIQGLPKLVPAFAHMHGGMPDPQDQQESNEAHCTGVKSHVCEHCGRTYRHAGSLLNHKNSHKTGSFFCSVCQKEFTNLMALKNHRRIHTEPKRYQCLECGKAFRVSTQLICHRRMHTKEKPFSCLLCDKSFSSKSNLRHHQKMHQSGAQVYESSFSMDANSFMDLDMGSFL, from the exons ATGGCTATGCAGGAGCCTGGCAGGACCAAAGGCTTCCCTTGCAAACACTGTGGCACAGTGTGTTCCAACATGCCAAGCCTTCTGGAACACATGGATAGTCACTCCCAGCAAGAGGAAGATCGCAAGTTCAAGTGCGATGAATGTGGGCGGGGTTACAGGCATGCAGGTAGCCTCGCTAACCATAAGAAAACACATGAGTTGGGTTCTTTTCAATGTCCAGTATGTGCTAGGAAGCTCTCAAACCCTCTGGCCCTGAAGAGCCATCTGCGCATCCACACATCTCAGAAGAAGTACTCCTGCATGGATTGCGGGAAGGCCTTTAGGTTAGCTACTCAGTTGGCCACCCATCAAAAGGTCCATCTATCCAGGCAGTCGAAGAGGAGAGCCGGTAGGAGGGCAGCTGCAGAATATTCTCCAATTGAGAATAGAGATGAAATTGAGGATAATGAAGACCTTCATGAGCAGTTGGTCTTTGTGGCTGACCAGCAAGACACAAGGATGGATATTATATCTGATAATGGCCTTCGTCGGGAGGGGGCAGAGATTATCCCCATCTCAGCAAATTACAGTGAAAACCTAGGCTCTGATGAGGCAGGGGATCGACCTTTCAAATGTGATCAGTGTGAAAAGTCATATAGACACCATGGAAGCCTGATAAATCATAAAAAGTCTCACCAAGTAGGGATGTTTGAGTGCCCTATCTGTTTCAAACAGTTCAATAATCTTGCTGCCCTCCATAGTCACCAGAGAACCCATAAGTCCAGAAGTGGGCCAGATACCCGTTCCACGGAAGTCACTTACACAGGCACAGCACAAGAGCAGTTTTCCCCCTCAAACAGGGAGGCTGCTGTACATTTCTGCCACCTGTGTCAAGTGATGTTTCCTAATGATGATGAGTTCCAGGAACACATCCAAATGCATAATTCTTCCTCTATGTCATTTGGGCACATTCAAAGTTCATCTGAGGGTTATCATGGCACTTATGACCATAGTGTCACTCATTCTCCTGACTCAAACTTTCATTCCCCCCCTCTAAACAATACTCCATCGATGGATAATCAGGGGGAGCAGATCAACAATGTTCAAATATACTCTGACCACTCCAGTAACGAATCCATCTTGAACACTCAGCAAGAGCCCTCAATCTTGGATTCTGAGATTTCTGCTGATGATCTAGGGAAGGCAGAACAGTCCTCAGTTACAGAAAATGTTGAGCGCCGCTTCAAGTGCCAGGTCTGTGGCAAAAGCTACCGGCACGCAGGGAGCCTCATCAACCACAAGCGGTCTCATCAGACGGGCATTTATCAGTGTTCCATCTGCCGCAAGACTTACCCACACATGGCTGCCCTCCGCAGCCACATCCGCATCCACAGGGCCCATCCGTCCTCCTTCAACCTCAGCTCTGAAGGAGACTGGCTGTCTACCGAGCCCCTGACACTGGAAAACCAGCAGGCCTGCTTTTCCTCTCAGGATGGTGATGCTAGCAGTATGATGGCGCTCGCTCAGGAGAACAAGGGTGAACACGACAATGGAGGATCATTCCACGAGCAGTATGACTCCACCTTTCCCCAGGAAAGAACGGTGCACCTACCTCACGACGAACACCTGATGGAGAGGCACATGTGCGCCGACTGTGGCGAAACATTTGCAGACATCGCAGGGATCAAGTCTCACATATGCCCCCAGCTACAACAGCAGCAGGAGGCCATGTCAAATGATTGCGACAGTAACCTAACCTTCCAGGACACAAATGGCCAATGCTCCATGGGAAATCCAGGGGATCATATAAAATTCCAGGGACTGAATGGCGGCCCTGGGCATAGGTACTTTGGTGAACACAACTTCCAGGAAGTCATGAATGGGGAGCAGTTAAATGGTGGTGATGGCGAGgaggatgatgaagatgatgacggAGAGCTCTATCAGTGCTCAGTGTGTGGGAACCGCTACACAAGCATGAGGGCTCTGAGGAGTCATCTTCGTGGCCACACTCAATCCCATGACACTCCTACAAGCTCCGGCCCCTCCTCCATGTCCTCCCTTGAGGCTGAAAAAGAGGAGGACcctggagagagacagcagatgGATGGGGGTCTGATGATCTGCAGTACTTGCGGAGAGAGTTTTGCCAAGAAGCAGGACATGCTTGCCCATCAGCTCTCGCACCATAAAGCACAGGCAGATGACGCTAAACACGTACATATGGACAATAGTAATGAAGCTAGGCACAAAGAGGAAGTTGACAGCATCATCTGTGGAAATTGTGGTACATTTTGCACCAGTTACCATCATCTTGAGACACATCAATGTACAGCAAATGGGCAAAGTGAATCTAGTAATGAGAGAACTGAAATGGGCAACTCTGTCAACCGTAAAGAATTAGGACCCATGAAAGAGGATTTAGACGATGGTGATCGCCAGTACAAGTGTGATCAGTGTGGAAGAGCATACAGACATGCTGGCTCCCTTCTCAACCATAAAAAGTCCCACAAAACGGGAGTATTCCGCTGCATGGTTTGCCAGAAGCGCTTCTACAATCTACTGGCCCTTAAGAACCATCAAAGGACCCACTTTGATGTTAAGAG GCATACTTGCAATGAATGTGGGAAGGCATTCAAGATACAGAAGCAGCTATTGAACCACCTAAGAATTCACAAGGAGAACAAGGCCAAAATACAGGAGCTCAACAATCAGATTCAAGCCCTCATGCAGATGAATGGGAGCGGGTCAGAGGGAGGAATGCACTCGTTAAATGCACCTGCCAATCAAGCCGCCACCACCACCCGCAGAAAGCGTAGGCCAACCGTCAACCTAAAGAAACCCAGTGTGGGGGAAGGGGCTCTTACAGCGTCTCAGACTGAGGTCAAATCAGAGGGGGCAGGCGACCCTCGCCCCTACTCCTGTGACCAATGTGGGCGAACGTATCGGCACGCAGGAAGTCTGGTCAACCACAAGAACTCTCACAAGACGGGTgaatactactgttctgtttgtAACAACACCTACTCCAACCAACTGGCTATGAAGAACCACCTGCGCATCCACTTCTCAGTTAAAAAACACAGTTGCCAACACTGTGGTAAGGCCTTTCGGGGAAAGAAGCAGTTGTCTAACCATATTTGTGCACACCTCCGAAAGGATATGCCTGGAGGGGTCAGGGGAAGTGGTCGCAGGCGCGCTAGAAACATTAAATGTAAGCAGTGCAGACTGATATTTGTATCTGCAGACCAGCTCACAGCCCATACCTGTGGGTCACTGGCAAACTCATCAGAGGGCAGTGATGGACAAACGAGCATGTCCTTGAAAAAAGAGGAGCGACCATTCACCTGCAACATCTGCAATCGCAGCTACCGCCACGCAGGCAGTCTCCTGAATCATAAAAACACCCATAAGTCCGGCCACTTCAGCTGCACGTTCTGCTCTAAGCCCTTCTCTAACCCCATGGCGTTACGCAACCACACACGAATTCACACACAGAAGAAGAAGCATGTCTGCCTGACCTGCGGGAAGGCGTTTCGGCTGGCCAGTATTCTCCATAACCACCAGAAAGTCCACACCAGGGTGGCCAGCCACTTCAGCTGCCCAGAATGTGGCAAGAGCTTCCAGGGCAAGTCTGGGCTGAAGAGGCACCGCTGCCAGAGCAGGGGTCAGGATGATTCGGCTAAAGCTGGTGACAGCTATCACAGAGATGGTGGTGGAGACAAGTGCTTCAT GTGTGACCTGTGTGGACGCTCATACCGCCACTCTGGCTCCCTGCTCAACCATAAAAAGACGCACTCCGAAAACCTCCACCACTGTACCTTGTGCCTCCAGACTTTCCCCGACCCCATCGCCCTCCATGTCCACTCCCAGATGAAGCGCCACTGCTGCCCAGACTGTGGCAAGACCTTCTGTCTCGTCTCCCACCTGCAGAGTCACATGGAGGTGCACTCCAAGGAACGCACCCTGGTCTGCAGTCCCTGCCATCAGAGCTTCCCCAACCCGGCCAGCTACCAGCAACACCAGGACCTGCACCACCGGGCCCAGGGGCATTACCAACAACACAGCATGCAATTGAAGGACAACCTAGGCTGGGGCTCGGAACTGGACCAACCCGTGGGGATCCAGGGCTTGCCCAAGCTGGTACCAGCGTTTGCCCACATGCACGGGGGCATGCCCGACCCTCAGGACCAGCAGGAGAGCAACGAGGCTCACTGCACAGGGGTGAAGAGCCACGTGTGCGAGCACTGCGGCCGCACCTACCGCCACGCCGGCTCCCTCCTCAACCACAAGAACAGCCACAAAACGGGCTCCTTCTTCTGCTCCGTGTGCCAGAAGGAGTTCACTAACCTGATGGCCCTGAAGAACCACAGGCGCATCCACACAGAGCCCAAGCGCTACCAGTGCCTGGAGTGCGGCAAGGCCTTCCGCGTGTCCACCCAGCTCATCTGCCACCGGAGGATGCACACCAAAGAGAAGCCTTTCTCCTGCCTGCTGTGCGACAAGAGCTTCTCCAGCAAGTCAAATCTGCGCCACCACCAAAAGATGCACCAGAGCGGTGCCCAGGTTTATGAGTCCTCCTTCAGCATGGATGCTAACAGTTTCATGGACTTGGACATGGGTTCTTTTCTCTGA